The stretch of DNA CGCCGCCGCTGGAGCGCGGCAAAACGCTCCGCGCTCGCTAAAAGCTTGGTTTACCGCGTGTGCTCTAAAGAAACACACTACTAACCCTGCTTATAAAAAATTTATTCCctttgtcccaaaataagtgttgctAATTTAATACTACAAAGTTATACTTAATTAAGCCCAAAAAGGTTTAATCaatgacacttattttgagacggagggagtatgatgatcGTTATTTAAGAAAAAAATGAGCATGATGATCGATGCATTTGCACAGCTTGATTTGTTTTTCTAAAAGAATAATTACCTCCAACCTCTGCATCAATCAATGCACACAACCATCTTTATTATTAATAGGATACAATTGGTGGTAATGCCCTCAAAATAATAAGCCACTATTGTGTGGGCCCTAGCAGCCTGACCCGACATAAATTAGTGGTGCCTTACATACTCCCGCCTTTTCGAACTATAAGATGTTctaaattttattttgaatatatGCATATAGATAGATTTTAGTGTGTTCGTTCATCCATGTCAATCTGTATGTACACTATTAGGGAAAAGgatatacacagaattttaccagtagcgctgtacaaaatcaagcgctgctgctacttagtagcagcgcgcgtaaataaaccgcgctgctgctatgactttagcagtagtgcgtactagcgaaaagcgttgctactacgtttgaactgggcgcacatggctagcccaacctagcagtatcgcgtataatggcccagcgctactgctaatctccttagctgcagcgcgcttacgtgtaaagcgctgctgttaacggaaataaaataaagtgaaaaacaagtagaaaagtaaatgaaaatgaaagaaataggaaaaggagaaagggaaaaataaaagaaaaaggggggaaaaggagaaaggaatagcagtagcgggttctgcagaaaatcgctatagctgcagcgtgtattccagaacgcgctgtagctaacgtagcagtagcgccctttctggAACGCTCTACtagtacttctgacttaaccacgcggttcgtcctttcccacggccacttcatcccccaaatcaactccactctcgccgcctccgtcgcccctcggccgccacacgctctccccacgccgcccccgaccccagattcaacgccggcctcgcccccgacctcaacgccgcccgggACGCCGCCCCCGANNNNNNNNNNNNNNNNNNNNNNNNNNNNNNNNNNNNNNNNNNNNNNNNNNNNNNNNNNNNNNNNNNNNNNNNNNNNNNNNNNNNNNNNNNNNNNNNNNNNNNNNNNNNNNNNNNNNNNNNNNNNNNNNNNNNNNNNNNNNNNNNNNNNNNNNNNNNNNNNNNNNNNNNNNNNNNNNNNNNNNNNNNNNNNNNNNNNNNNNNNNNNNNNNNNNNNNNNNNNNNNNNNNNNNNNNNNNNNNNNNNNNNNNNNNNNNNNNNNNNNNNNNNNNNNNNNNNNNNNNNNNNNNNNNNNNNNNNNNNNNNNNNNNNNNNNNNNNNNNNNNNNNNNNNNNNNNNNNNNNNNNCCGaccacgacctcgacgccgcctgcccctccctcgtcgcaggcacccgaggtgagcacgcctgctcctccctctcccctacctctgcctagggtttctacctccatcaaattagttagggtggaaacgaatcggatgcggatgcggctcaaatgagttagggttcatgtaagggtggaaacgaatcaaatttctaagatgaatcataaaacgagtaaaatttgaccacttatttcactttatagttggataattggaatatccgctaccactttccacccctataggttcatcaaattagatggtaattagggcagtagttcttaggtactaattagttagtaagaactaggtactaattaggtactagaatatttttatttatagtaagtttatttttagtaagaactagttgaattaatagaactagttagtaagaacttgttgctattttttagttaaagcaattttcctgcatcgacgtggacgatgcctatcccacatcctcgtcgtcgagtcggcggaggacgacacctgcttgaccagatgggccatgtccaggactgggcttcgccggggtggtactgggaggcgctacctaccgaggggcgcaggttggtgaggagccagcctgtcgttgacccgaaccttttttggtggcggtcgcgtgggccagtgacggtccagaggctcgaggactccatggaggtggtgcgtcaccgtgtcagtgaggaggacgcgcacgtccgtcgctacttgtttgcgttggagcacaggttctccaatacctagcaggttctccagggatctcactggagctatgatcccgtgatggttccttctctgtgggtgtccaccgcccgcgccgatacccgtcgtgtgctagggttttaattgtactagtgatgttatatgtatgacactattcaggatatattagtgataatattcgatgatgtatggacgcatgagatgatttacttttgcttattgaatgcatgctaatttgagtcttataagatattttgaaatgtatattttgtgttgctcaatatccaagtggcccgtcatgtttgcaggttacacctccgagtggcctatgttttgccggagtgttgattcatttccgttccggcaaatttcaggcgctcgatatatcctattttagcaaaggtcatgccggattttttcgtgaattttggcatgacttttgccagaatatgtaggaaatatcgagttccccggatttgtgtgttgagtatcctggtagttgtcttctatcgatttttaattaatgttttaactatgaacataggaaatgtctgacgacaaaaaggatttcggtatttgcaaatactgcgaagacgagcgcggcctgtgcaacgaaatcttcctagatgatgataggcgcttcagcatcaagctggacgagaatttcgaagtggatacagtaagtcacaacgataagtctgttttcgtaattaagcatgacatctgcttcatttgcttcaacttattttttttacaattctactagcgtatcccctgccatggaagagtttttgtattggataagataggtttcagtcatactatggaggtaaagaaagtttatttgaagaccgagcatggttatattttccacgcaaaattatacaattcagacgactacacctattttggatgcaaaacatagcgagcactatgcaagacttatgcatttcagcctgatatggttatcacctttgatattcgtccggaagatgatattgaaggtaataccgacatctgggtcgatgtgcagacgcctccagttacaccaaaatgtaagtttctcaaccatatttatgtctttgatattgtttattcaaaaatagttgacaagtaatttgtattgtcagcttatttcggtgcaagcaaacatgtccagcgcttggtagacatgacctactactgtctcggggctgaactaaactgcgaggagctaagtcattatgtttcatggcttgaagatcttgataccgtcaagacaaattttcttcctggacttagaaatcttagtactgaaaacatgcgaccaatagtgttcgtcatgaactacggtcacatctatttaggaaggatggtaagatttttactatttgttctcagtgcatcttttccatacattatttgtgaagctaaacttcattgctaagtatgtgaccatacgatgttcgtcaacagggactcccgatgaatgttgtgccttatgggatcgagacttaaGGTACCatggtattattagcttacggccaagatatcctacatgttactttagtgcattcaaagatcagcgatgaatgcttaatagtgcaagactggaccaaatatgtgatgggggagcgcaaataagtactagggggcagcaaacagatgtgctacccaaaattaggagacatgttcatctgcatgctccaacttgatcaaggaggagagctacacatgttttatgttgttttatctaagagagagcagcaggagtgattagttaaaaatgagtttgaggatgatgatgtgctacactattactataatgataaaatagctagtgttggtggtaatgactgatgattattattagctagtgttagtggtgattaaataaatattgttggtgctaatgattataatgatgattaaatagcttgtgctggtggattagattcaagtggaggcaacatgtggtgcacatcgaaagtactactagtccaaactagatcaagtttggattagtagtatatttttgacatgcaccacatattgcctccacttgaacctaatccaccttcatttgacacactgttatggacataatgatgtaaacctcataactggtattgtaccaatatttgtacgatggcgcataaatacactaaaaataaaaaaataaaaaaacaatactagtagcgatggaaagaaaacacgctgcaagtagttacattagcagcagcatgggagtgaacaagcgctgcagctatttgtcctagcagtagcgcgtgcgacacgcgttactgctaagcaatagctgtagcaccttattagtagggCGCCTACccacgctactagtgagcacaaaccagcgctactgctagggttttctctAGTAGTGGTAGTTTATTTTAAAATATCTAAAATGTCTTATAATTTGAACCAGAGGTGTTACAGATATTAGATAGGATACATAGGCGATAAACACATGCGTTATAAGCTTCTCTGACATTGTCCATTTGAATCCTACATGATTTGTGTATTTGATTGCTTCACAGAAAAGTAATTTTCCGTTGAGATTGGATTGGAGTGGTTGCTAAATTTCTTTTGGAACGTGGAACAAATTATTCTTTAGGAAAAAAATCTCAACAAGATCCAATCCTACGAATTGAATGACCACTTAGGGAATTTTCTGAAATCTTCTCAAAAAAAGAGAGGGGAGTTTCTAATAATTCTAACCCTTCGAAATTTCTATGAAAAACCTCTAAATCAAATGAGGCCCCGTGGGTTAGTGGGATACACCCTCCGTTTTTAAATGATAGACTCATTGtaaagtgtagattcacccattttgctttgtatgtacttTACATTGGAATCTTTAAAaaatatatttagaaacggagggagtagtactaaacaactctattttttttttaaaaaaaacctctGTTTTTATAACCATGCGCAAGTGGGGCAAAAGATAAGCTTCGTTTCAGTTGGTTTAGCATCAGCACTCGGCTCGTGATTCGCTGCTGTGGCTCTGCGTAATCACATTTGACGATGAACCGTGGACTCGCGGGTGCGATCCAAAAAGCATGCACGCAAGTGCCAGTACGATCCTACATTATTCTACGGTGTGATTAATTGCTCCTGTCCTGTTTTCAGTAGCGGCGGTGCAGGACAGGCCGTAGACCGTAGTAGCTCTTAAGATTTGACAAATCCAATGCGTTATCGATCGACTAAAACAAATCCGCGAGAAATGCGCAGCGCCTAATCCCGTGCAGACCCCGCCGCAGTTTCTgcttagatagatagatagatagacgtCTCTGCTTAGCTTCAGTTGGTCGGCCGGGGCACACCGGGCGCGCGTCGGCGATGCAGCAGCGCAAGGCGCCCAAGGCGTGCGCGGAGGGCGCCACGGAGCAGGAGGCGTCGCCGGCGGCCGTGCTGCCGAGGACCGCCACGGCGCGCGACTTgctggaggcggaggaggcggaggaccAGTGCTCCATGACGCCGCGGAAGAAGAATAAGAGGAGGCAGGCGGGCGCCGGTGAGAGGCGGTGCAGGCCGGTGGTCAACCTGTTGCTCGTCGCCTTCGTCGTGGCCGTGCTGCTGGCCGTCGTCCTTCTTGTCGACGGCGGCCGCGCTCCCGCGGTCTGGATCGCCGCTGCCGGAGCCCAGCTGCGTCGAGGTAACCATTAACCAAAGCTTAGTTTTCGCACACAGTATCATACATGCATGCTTACAAGTCTCTGTACAATAGTATGTGTTTCGATCGGGGTAGACTGGCAGTTGTAATCTTAGACCATAGATTTGTCCAAGTTTTGCGTTTCTTTCCAGTCTGCCGCAGGCTACATATGCGCAGCATCGGCAGCTGTAATAGCAGCATCGTGCAGACAGGGGTCACTGCTTACCGAACTGAAAGTTAGCCATATTGCTTGCACTGTTgcacataagagcatctccaaaccCCAGTCCACTGTTGCTTCAGTGTAGAGGCAGTGGTGTGCCAACTGACGCTAGCACTGTTCGTGCCCGATGAAGTTGACTCTGACGAGCTAAACTTTCTCTTTTCACGTGCATGCAGGTTCCGGTCACGCCTGGTTGCCGTACGCGAGGAACGCGCCGGACAAACTCCTCGGCGGCCTCCTGGCCGACGGGGTCGACGAGAAGACATGCCGCAGCAGGCACGAGTCCTCCGCGTACCGGCGGAGCACGCCGCGGCGGCCTTCCCCGCACCTCGTCTCGAGGCTGCGACGGCACGAGGAGCTCCAGCGGCGGTGCGGCCCCGGCAGCGACGCGTACGGCCGCGCCGTCCAGCAGCTGAGCGCCGGCAGGAGCGCCGTCGACGCCGAGTGCAAGTACGTCGTCTCCGTCTGCAACCGCGGCCTCGGCAACCGCATCCTCGCCGCCGCGTCCGCGTTCCTCTACGCGCTGCTCACCGACCGCGTCCTCCTCGTCGACCGGGGCAACGGCATGGGCGAGCTCTTCTGCGAGCCCTTCCCCGGCGCGACGTGGCTGCTGCCCCCGGACTTCCCGGTGGCGGGCCTCGCCAACATCACCGTCGACGCCGCCGAGACGTACGGCAACATGCTCAAGAACAAGGTGCTCACGACGGACTCGACTCACTCGACGCCGATGCAGGTGCCGGCGTTGGCGTACGCCTACCTTGAGCACGACTACGGCGACGGCGACAAGAGGTTCTTCTGCGACGACGACCAGCGCCTCATGTCCAACATCCAGTGGCTGGTGGCGAGGATGGACACGTACAGCGTGCCGGGGCTGTTCCAGGTCCCGTCCTTCGCGGAGGAGCTCGCCGCGCTCTTCCCGGAGCGCGACGCCGTGTTCCACCACCTCGGCCGGTACCTCTTCCACCCGGCCGACCACGTCTGGGGCCTCgtctcgcggtactaccgcgcctaccTCGCGCGTGCGGAACAGCTCGTCGGCATCCAGCTACGCGTCTTCGACAGCGAGCAGGGCAAGTCGCCGCACATCCTGCGGCAGATCACGTCGTGCGTGTGGAAGGCGAAGCTGCTcccggagctcctcgccgccggcgagccgGCCGTCACGCCGGCGCCCGGGGGCGTGTCCTGGACCGTCCTGATCGCCTCGCTCAGGCCGTGGTTCTACGAGCGCATCAAGAGCATGTACTGGGAGCAGCCGACGGCGAGCGGCGAGGACGTGGGCGTGCACCAGCCGAGCCACGAGGAGTACCAGCAGTTCGGCCGGAGGTCGCACGACACCAAGGCGTGGGCCGAGATGTACCTGCTCAGCCTCTGCGACGTGCTCGTCACCTCCGGCTGGTCCACCTTCGGGTACGTCGCGCAGGGGCTCGCCGGCGTCACGCCGTGGGTCATGTACCGCCCGCTCAACGTCAGCGAGACGCCCGACCCGCCCTGCGCCCGGGACGTGTCCATGGAGCCCTGCTTCCACACGCCGCCCATGTACGACTGCAAGCTCAAACACACGGCGGACACGGCGAGGTCGGTGCCGCATCTCCGCCGCTGCCAGGACGTGAGATGGGGCCTAAAGCTTGTTGTTGACCCCAAGTAGTAGTACCTAGTAGGCACTAGTTACACGTACGGTTTTAGACCCCAAACTCGATCACAAGTAAAAATCTGCTAGTAGAATTTTAGTACATGGGTTTTGTTTGTCTACTCTTCTTGCGGGTGTATCATGGTTAAAATCACCTCTCCAATCCAGACATGCATGTATCCACATCTTTATTACTCCTatcatatatatgaaaaacgcAATAATATTCATAATATTTCAAAACTGCTTCCTCcgctcctaaatacaagtctttttttAATAGATTTTTCAATAAAAACTACACACATATGTagataaacatattttagagtgtacattcattcATTTTACTTTGTATGGAgtctgtattgaaatctctaaaaaaacttagaaacggagggagtaccaattaAGATGGCTACAGAGTTGTCTTTCACACTGTGTGTGTTCTACGACGAATGACATGGGGGGTCTTCGGCAGCAGTTTAGCATCATGTCAAGCACCGACCGCGGATATGTTGCGTGGCGGCGAAAGGAGGTATGTGGTGTGTTTCGGAAGCTTCTGGCGCACTGGCCTCGTGAGAGGTGTGCAGGCTGTTTCGGAACCTGTTTTCAGCATTCTCACGAGACATGCCCTGATCGAGGGTATTGTTCTCTATGCTGTACATTGCTGTTGAGTTACATGCCCTCgaaaactcaacaaacaccacccaATAAGTGCAAAACAATGCCCCGGTAAGTAAGAATGACAGgaaacatggcaactatagtaTTTTCCTATTGATGAACCTGTTTATCAACTATCTACAGTTCGGATCAAATGCACGAGATGGAAAAAAAATTACATCTGTGGAACATATTTTCCTGTAAAAAAAGAGAAGCCTACCCTCTATATCTTAGCAAGCAATTGTGTTACCGtgtgaagaaaagaaaagaaaagttaCAGCTACAACCGAGTTTCATTTACAATCTTGAGACCCCAGCTGACGTCCTCGCAGTGCCTCACGTATGGCACCACCATGCCCAGGTCGGCGTCCCTCTTGGCCTTGCAGTCGAAGTAGGGGGCCTGGTGGAAGCACGGCTCGATGGACATGGCGCGTCCGCATGGCGGCTTCGGCACGACATGGCTCTCGGGCTTGTACAGGTTCTTCTCGGGCTTGTACATGATCCACGGCGTGAGGCCGGCGAGGCCCTGCGCGACGTACCCGAAGGTGGAGTACCCGCTGGTCATGAGCACATCGCTCATGCTGAGCAGGTAGATCTCCGCCAGCGCCTTCATGTTGTGCTTCTTGTTCTTGGACCTCTGGTACTCCTCGTGGCTCGGCTGGTACACTTTGACCCTGGTGCCGTCGACGGTCCGGTGCTCGCTGTACCTTACCCGGATCTGATCACTGTACCAAGAGCTTAAAGAAGTCGCAAGAACAGCAATTGTCCGATTATTCCCAGTGGCTGCTTCATCGGTCAAGCCGATTTCTGGCAGCAACTTTTCACCCTGAGCACAAGAAAGGACCTGCTCTAAAACATGTGGAAATGCCCCATTTCTTTGGAGGATGCCCTCCGTTTCAAGTATTCTGATCTGTATCCCCACTACTTTATCAGCTTTAGCAAGGTAGGCCCTGTAGTAAGTTGTCGCCGAATACCAAATATCATTTGTTGGATGAAGAAGATACCGGCCCAAGTGATGGAAAACGGCGTCCTTTTCAGGAAACAGCTTGCTCAGTTCATCTTGGAAACTTGGGATAAGAAACAGAGACGGCACAAAGTACATGTCAGTTTGCATGATCAGCCACGGCACACCTTGCAGGAACTGTTGATCATCTTCGCAGTAGAAAAGCTTGTCGTTGGAAGCGCAATCGCCGTCAAGATAGAGGAACACATAGGGAGGCCTAGCACTGGCTAGAGACCGATATGTGTTGCCACGGATAACATTATCCTGCAGCATGTTGCCGTAGCTCTCTGGACTACGCTCGGTGAACTCATTATAGCTCAGAGGGAAATCTGAAGGAATCAACCATGAAGTTCCAGGGAAAGGCTCGCAGAAAGTACTGGCAATCTGCTTAGAACGGTCCACGAGCAAAACCCTGCCTGTCAGAAGCGCGTAAAGGAACGCTGAAGTCATCTCAAGCATCCGGTTCCCCATCCCGGCATGGATTATCAGGAAGAGATAGTTGCAATCTGATGTGCCGTTGATGCTCTGAGTGGACGTGAGCTGTTTTGCAGCATTGTTGTATGATTTGGTGCCTGGACCACACTTCTTCTGTAGTGCTTCTTGCCTTCTTAATCTTTCTATGAGGTATGGAGAAGGTACTCTTGCTGCATTCCTGTGATAACGTGCAAACTGGTACCTGCTGCGACACGATCTTTCATCAAATCCCTCGACCAGAAGGCCACCCAGAAGTCTGTCATAATCAATTTGTGCCGATGGAGATAAATCATCAGGCATATCATCTCTTATATCTGAGAAAGATAAGATGTTTTCAGTCAGCGCAAGAAAACAATACAAGGAGAGGACCAAATAATAGTATTGGTTCGCTGCTGCATTTTGTAGTTAGAAAAAAAACTAATGGTAAATATAAGTCGAATTACATTTGTTGTCATTATTCTCATAGCGGAAACAATCACTTGAATTACTTAAAATCCCTAGAAAGGATTGGGACATGGAAACTGTTAGGGAGCACCGAAAGTTTTTTTTTTTTGTATCGCTTGAGTAAGCCAGTAACGGAATATTATAACAAAGTGGGTTGTACCCAAACACAATACAAGAGAAGACAGACCGAAAGAATGTCTTTTCAATGAACAATACAAAAAAAATGCAACAAAGACAATTCATAGCAACTTGTGTTAGAAGTATAATTGTGTAGAGATAAGGAGTAGAGATAGAATAGTTTAAATATACTACGACTTGTCTTGTCACCAAGTCTCACCCCACGTTGTACTCATGTATATATCCCGAATAAGGGTCAGATCAATATAACAACATACAACACAAATATTCAGCCATCCTACAATTTTCTACATGGTATTAGAGCGATTAGTCTCACGACGCCGATCCTAGGCCTCTCCACCACTTCCgcagcgcgccgcccccggggagaTTAATCTGCTCTCCTCAGGGGTGCGGCACCCGATCATCAAAGATTAGATCGGTTCTTTAGTTTATGTTAGATCAATTTCGCAATTCCATCCCGTAGATTTTTTGTTAGCTACCAAATAAATCTTGAAGATCGGTGTCAGCTCAGCGTATGTATACGCGGCTACGAAGCACCAGGTCGTCCACCAGGGAAGTTTGGAATCGCAGAAGGGCGATCTTCCGAATCCGGCTACTCGATCTGCATCAACAAAAAGCGTGCGGCCGCACTCCACCAAGCCTCCTCGAGCAGTCTCCATCGTCAAAGGTCCATCCAGCCATGCATAGGTACGCTCGTGCAAAGAAAACTTGCATGCTCACGTATCCATCCAGGAGCCAGCACACGGCCACGCAAACTGACCTCCTACAAGGAGATCTGGAGATGCATGCAACAAGACTAGATGCACTTGATCGAGCCAGACGTCGACGTCGGCAAGACGCCACCGGCTGCACACCGAGCATTACGTCTACACCAGCCGTACGCATCGTCCTGCGAGCTTCGTCGAGCAGGCCAGATTTGTGTGGCTTCTTCGCGGATCAGCGTCGTACGTCGGCGCTTGCACGATCCGGAGCAGGCGTGCCGACCCCAGGCGCTGGAGCAGCCAGCTTCAACCACGCGACGCCGCGGTTCCATCCAGCTCAGGCGCAAAGCGACTTCGATCTGGAACCATCCACGCCACATGCATGGACGTGGGACCCAAAGTGACCAGCAGATTACATGTTCGCATGCAGGTTTCAGCGATGAGAAACTTCAAGCACGCGCCAGCATCAGACTGCATCGAGATGTTACACGACGCACCGTGTCTCCGATCACGGGAGGGCACTACACCAGATAGTCTTCATCGACCCCGAATCACTGCATCGAGCAACATACTTCTTGAGCACCACACGGCTTCGACACTTCCTCGACGCAGAGGGACGCCTTCAAGCGACGCATCACTGTCGACATGCCGCTGCAACCCCATCGCCGACACTTCATCGCCAAGGTCTTCATCAACGtggtcttcatcaacatcttcgtcAACACACCGCCGACACCTCGTTCACAAGATGGACACCTAGCGTCCTCTGACAGACATTTTTGCAAGACGCGCCCCCGACGACGGCAATGACCGCGTCACGACGATGGCATCGACCGCGTCCTTCACGACGGCACGACTGCATCGACACGACGTCACTTCAGTGACGACCCTACTTGGCCACACGGTTctggcaaaaccgatgtgtgctcgatgggcttcctccggtcttggcaaaaccggtggactcatcgccgacgacaccctctgacatccgcaaggtgcatCGTCTACGTCTGCAGCTCCATCGTAGCGCATTTTTTTTGCGCCCCTGGCTTTGTGCGGTTTCATCATCTACGATGACTACACCATCGACCACGACTACCTCGACCATGGCTACCTCGACATCAGCATATATGGCTACGTCTACAGCTACTCATCGGCAACAACTCCAGTCACCAGCGTCCGCGTCGTCACCAACATCCACGCCACTCccgctgtgactgcgggagggaatagaggagagacaAGGAAGACACTGGAAGGGAATGCAGTCACCGCCCTAGGTGCTGACGCAATAACGAAGGCGAAACAGAGAAGATGATGGAAGCGCAAGACTTCAAATTCAGTCGCAATCGTCTgcttcactcccgctacgactgaggggAAATGTTAGAAGTATAATTGTGTAGAGATTAGGAGTAGAGATAGAATAGTTTAAATATACTACGACTTGTCTTGTACACCAAGTCTCACCCCacgttgtactcctatatataccccGAATAAGGGTCAGATCAATATAACAATATACAACACAAATATTCAGCCATCCTACAATTTTCTACAACTTGAAGCAACTTTTGTTTTAAGAATCAGTATTTGGGAAGTTGGCTGGTTGCTTGTTCTTTTCCTCGTTACAGTTACTTGCAAGTTGCAAGAGATCATGCACCTTATTTGGAGTACAATTGGGCTGCCCTTTGTGCAATTCAATGGACATGATGAGAAGAAGCAGTTCTTTGCTGCCTCCTCATGCAGTGGGGAAGGTATTAACTGGGTACAATCTAGAATAATTAACTGGACATGGACCTCTAGTTGCCCCCGGTTTTGTTCAGTGGcagcgtatatatatatatatatatattatgtcgTCACATTCACGTACAGCATATTGTTTCAAATGCCTAGTTGAACATTTGAATCAACGTGTGTTGTCATGTGTACAAATTTCTTCAACTTTCCTATGCGTGTTGTCATAACATATGCTACAAATATAAAGTGGTATACCCAACGTATTGATTCCTTTTATGACAAATATTTAATCACAAAAGATATTATTCTTGAAAAAAATATCCCTTCTAACATTTGGATCAAAACAATTCACAGATCAAAGCATTTTAGTA from Triticum dicoccoides isolate Atlit2015 ecotype Zavitan chromosome 6A, WEW_v2.0, whole genome shotgun sequence encodes:
- the LOC119317978 gene encoding galactoside 2-alpha-L-fucosyltransferase-like: MQQRKAPKACAEGATEQEASPAAVLPRTATARDLLEAEEAEDQCSMTPRKKNKRRQAGAGERRCRPVVNLLLVAFVVAVLLAVVLLVDGGRAPAVWIAAAGAQLRRGSGHAWLPYARNAPDKLLGGLLADGVDEKTCRSRHESSAYRRSTPRRPSPHLVSRLRRHEELQRRCGPGSDAYGRAVQQLSAGRSAVDAECKYVVSVCNRGLGNRILAAASAFLYALLTDRVLLVDRGNGMGELFCEPFPGATWLLPPDFPVAGLANITVDAAETYGNMLKNKVLTTDSTHSTPMQVPALAYAYLEHDYGDGDKRFFCDDDQRLMSNIQWLVARMDTYSVPGLFQVPSFAEELAALFPERDAVFHHLGRYLFHPADHVWGLVSRYYRAYLARAEQLVGIQLRVFDSEQGKSPHILRQITSCVWKAKLLPELLAAGEPAVTPAPGGVSWTVLIASLRPWFYERIKSMYWEQPTASGEDVGVHQPSHEEYQQFGRRSHDTKAWAEMYLLSLCDVLVTSGWSTFGYVAQGLAGVTPWVMYRPLNVSETPDPPCARDVSMEPCFHTPPMYDCKLKHTADTARSVPHLRRCQDVRWGLKLVVDPK
- the LOC119314230 gene encoding galactoside 2-alpha-L-fucosyltransferase-like; amino-acid sequence: MPDDLSPSAQIDYDRLLGGLLVEGFDERSCRSRYQFARYHRNAARVPSPYLIERLRRQEALQKKCGPGTKSYNNAAKQLTSTQSINGTSDCNYLFLIIHAGMGNRMLEMTSAFLYALLTGRVLLVDRSKQIASTFCEPFPGTSWLIPSDFPLSYNEFTERSPESYGNMLQDNVIRGNTYRSLASARPPYVFLYLDGDCASNDKLFYCEDDQQFLQGVPWLIMQTDMYFVPSLFLIPSFQDELSKLFPEKDAVFHHLGRYLLHPTNDIWYSATTYYRAYLAKADKVVGIQIRILETEGILQRNGAFPHVLEQVLSCAQGEKLLPEIGLTDEAATGNNRTIAVLATSLSSWYSDQIRVRYSEHRTVDGTRVKVYQPSHEEYQRSKNKKHNMKALAEIYLLSMSDVLMTSGYSTFGYVAQGLAGLTPWIMYKPEKNLYKPESHVVPKPPCGRAMSIEPCFHQAPYFDCKAKRDADLGMVVPYVRHCEDVSWGLKIVNETRL